The Cryptomeria japonica chromosome 9, Sugi_1.0, whole genome shotgun sequence DNA segment atctgcaaactcctcctcactggaactgctggactcctgaggatcaaggtccctcaagctcacaccaactagccctgcatctgaagtggtaggatcatcctcatcaatctgtgaaggctcctctggctctacatcccatcgtgccgctggactctccttgtacataagtgtcttgcggtcaatgagacgcaaagcactgtgtacagccacaagcttctctgctctcttagaggtaagtctgttcctcttaagagagtggatgaagctatatgtagaccagttcctctcagcagctgaagaactggaaacctgggatagcagacggatggctagagtggtggtcaaagatttcgggccatgacatttccaccacaaaagtgggtcctcctgtgccataatgtctatatccatctttgctgcatctgaataacctctaagagtggcaaatcttccccactcagtgcgcattgtgccggcatctctggaatcaaacatcttctctatgcacctaaagaaacctgccttcacctcatcatcctcaatcggtgtcgttctacccggtctagccttgtaccacttaggattcaaggcaaaggcagccatatgcaaaggagtgttcaacttgtcccatctactttgaatgataggccggatttgctcattgtagaatgctagagaggggtccttcactcgcacagcagccctcatctggccaagcatagagtcaatgcactcatacacctctccaaggttaggtgcatccccatccccatatctgatcacctggaatactggagaaatgatggagacaatgtatttcgtatcagtccaaaacacatcactcttcactatctccttcacccttctcccctgctctgtcttggcctcagttcacctattccactcattagtcataaccatgagttgcaatgcctcttgcaactcaatcattctctccaagagaatgaaataggatgcatatctagtctcaactggtttcaagaactcctccttcgcgaaggtcctgaagagtgcatgtgaaatgtggtggttgcagataaacatctgcacatctctcgcatcggtgaccactcctctaatccagtcaatcttccccatgtccttgagtgcattgttcatggcatgcacacaacatggggtccaccaaatgtgtctataggctgcctcaacgagtctccctgctgctctacacacataggctgcatctgtcactacttggaccacattttgtggcccaacctcctcaatagcctccctgaggacctgaaactggaaatcagcatctttacgatgccctgtacaatcaactgctctaaggaagtatgggccctctgcacatgtgaccatgacgttgatgagtggacgatggctaatgttcgtccacccatccataactatgctgcaccccgatgccacccaacatgccttcatcttctccatcaaaatattgatcttggaatagcttttatccaagatcgaggtcctcattttcgtctcccctggtggcacataagatggtcctcccttggccaccatatctatcatcttcctataataaggagaccgtgaaacatgaaatggaatgccattggcaaagaagaaattgccaatggattcatctatctcatctctcagctgcacattaaacatatcagcaatggggttgctctgtggtgtatgcaacttacgtttcccagccctggcagcagtagaagtggaagtagatggagatccaaacatcattcctcccgcctgcgaagcatgataagtatgtggcactggcacattctggctgtcgtgaagtgatgccctagcagacaaagtagtaggcattgaaatatttgtgtcatctggaaccccccaaagcctgttaaactcaattctgtaatgtatatttttgggttcctccaaaaacttacaatgtttcacgccttttcctctccaaaatagaaagtgtgcattcaccctgctaatgctaccgaaccattctctgtcacaaatattgcacttccacttccttgttcccccacttgaatgtgatgcagtgccttgtactgatatttgtgaagcaaactgttttagaggagacttaggatcaaaatgacccctagcatatggtgccaacaactctgaagggcaacctgtactagctgctgcacttgccatagaactagattgggcttcaggatcagccccatggtcacccccctcattttcaggttcaaattctgaatcattctcactatgagaatggatttccatgttatcttcactcgtgccttgggagctcattgtgaaattttcaaattgacactgcatttcacaaaataaaaataaaaataaaaataaaatcagccttgtttaacaatatatttttaaatttttttcctattcatctcaaaatgagatttgatgttgaatcttgagggcaaaatgatgaatcattttgccctcaagattcaacatcaaatctcattttgagtcttaagatgaatagggaaaaaaaattaaaaaaaccaaaaatgacatagaacaatgaaaatcagaaagtaaaacaaaaaaaaaacaagaagaagttgaaaaaccctaccttgtgcttgaaaaatctctccaaaatgtagaagaatcttcttcttcctcttcttcttgcttcttctagctcctatcacgcttgtagtcacttttctcaccccttcaatcaatcttcttcaagctGTTCCTCCTCTTCAagctgctggaaaaaaaatcagttttgcataatgagagtgaaatccaaactaaacatgtttttgtgttgttttgggaggtagggtggggcccacgtccaattagggttaccccttaaccccccccaaAAAGCACATGTcataaaaactttaaaaaaaaatgaaaaatgcgctTTTAATCCCGTGGGAACgcgggagacgcctgggcgtccCCTCGTCCCTCGAGAGACGCCTGGACGTCTCTTGAGGGACAGGGAGATGCCCAGGCGTCTCCcacggagacgcccagacgtcccccaggagacgcccagacgtctccgcgTCGGGGACGTCTCCCCGTCCCGGCGgagtttgggtggcggtggcgggacggcagGGGACGTCACGTCCCCGTCCCCGCGTCCCCGAGACgtctctgacggggggacgcgcccaaaaatgGGGGGGACGCGTCCCTGTGGTTCACtgagataaacaaccatgaagatagccacaaggattgcaataaaacaccataacttcaatattttattgatctcatagccaaataaacaacaattgttcaactttctctcttcactactcaatTTTGCTACAAACAATATTAAACTTAtttctctccaactttctaacTTTTCTAACCTTTCTAATCcttcaaaatgaaatgagtgagggcttatatagcatcctcaaatacaatgaacggcttggatcaaaagaagatcgatggctgagattttgacacctaacccctaattagggtttgttacaaaaaagtccccatttagataagcattattaatccatagccaataagaattggcacaaataacgaggagacatagaccaataggaattacgctgccacatcattttataacaacttttcatctagaactttgttcccctTCCTATCCTCTTTTCTAGCATAATCAATGAATATGGACGTGACCGTCTCAatttcagcaatgggaatctcaggaagattcttcattcgttcttccaagtgaaggacttgatcaaaagctgcGAGAAGGGTCGCCTCCCATCCAGGCTCAAGCTCTTTTGTTTTCTCGATCAAGAACATAGTAGCATGCATCTGATTTCGCTACTCCTCGGTGACtgtgttctcctctttgcaaaagatgattttgatcttgtcttccaattcttggatgtccacatctgtcttgATCTCAATTCTTCTGCCAAGGTTCGTACACAATACCTCAAATACCTTGTCTTGAATAACATGGATAGTTCCCTCAACTTGGCTGCCCCTGGAATTgatatcttcgaaaagaacttcctttatctggagcaaagttgaccattgtagAAGACTATGGGCTTCTCCactcattatcttctcttgtgctagaatTTGTCTTGGTGTCcttcttatcacttgcaagaccGGGATGACAACCTCTCTAGTATGAGCAAATGCATCCACATTTACCAATAGATTATGGacgatctcaagaacttggatagcacgGTGGaccatcttcatcatccttgttgcaaattccatggccaccttgtaagattcatcaatccaagaactcatgagttggacCAAGCTCTTTACCCTTTTCGCCTCATTTATTGATTCAAGCGGAAGTGCATGCaaaggagatattgctggatcctgtcgtctcaaaggttgattaagatggctaaaataattcctccaagcactgacctccttttctagtttcctattcttttccatttcttctttgagtttgtcattaagtgctttcagtgaatcagttgcttcttccatggcttgcatagtggtaagtggaccaagatcaaatgtttccAGATCGTAttcttctgctagaatctcatcctcatacttgtccaccactggtgtagctatctgcactttTTTGGAttctgtctcatctctaattacctttgacatctttgtggccttcttcttttctattacttcatgagaatttcctataaggctttccaagtcaaatacacgttcttcctcttcaaccacaactacccttgtcaaccTCTCTTTTAGCCAATCCGGAATGGTAGATCtcctttccctcacttgtatttctttaggaagAGGTCTATCTTCCCtcaaaggagatgttgcttcatcatcatcctTTTCTTCTTGTTGCTCGTTAGC contains these protein-coding regions:
- the LOC131073247 gene encoding uncharacterized protein LOC131073247, producing the protein MSSQGTSEDNMEIHSHSENDSEFEPENEGGDHGADPEAQSSSMASAAASTGCPSELLAPYARGHFDPKSPLKQFASQISVQGTASHSSGGTRKWKCNICDREWFGSISRVNAHFLFWRGKGVKHCKFLEEPKNIHYRIEFNRLWGVPDDTNISMPTTLSARASLHDSQNVPVPHTYHASQAGGMMFGSPSTSTSTAARAGKRKLHTPQSNPIADMFNVQLRDEIDESIGNFFFANGIPFHVSRSPYYRKMIDMVAKGGPSYVPPGETKMRTSILDKSYSKINILMEKMKACWVASGCSIVMDGWTNISHRPLINVMVTCAEGPYFLRAVDCTGHRKDADFQFQVLREAIEEVGPQNVVQVVTDAAYVCRAAGRLVEAAYRHIWWTPCCVHAMNNALKDMGKIDWIRGVVTDARDVQMFICNHHISHALFRTFAKEEFLKPVETRYASYFILLERMIELQEALQLMVMTNEWNR